The Astatotilapia calliptera chromosome 4, fAstCal1.2, whole genome shotgun sequence genome segment ctctccccctctctctcactgGCTAGCCCAGAACCTCCGACGACCGAGCTCGGAGAACCCGCCTTCTTGCCCTCGCTTAAACGCTTTTGGATCGAGGGAAGGGAGTCTGCGACGCCCTGGCTTTAGTTTTAAGCTCcgtttctctgtgtttgcagtGCGCCATTGGACCTTGTCACGGTAGGTTTCCTTGTAGAGCAGAGCTGAAGCATGGCGGACCTGGAGCTGTTTGTCGCGCCAGAGAAGCTACTCAGCCGcggtttgttaacatgtttCCTCGGAGCTTTAGCTAACCATTTTAGATGCCGTTTAATGCTACAATACTGCAACCGGAACTGTAAGCAGCTACGGTTAAAACTGAAtcgtggttttaaaaaaaaataaaatcagtttgaCGCGATAACATTTGCCCGTTAAAAACATTTTccgttttcttctttcttcctgcGCCTCCGCAAGACTTTCCAGCCACCACGATATTTACGGGCATTTCTACAATTTGTTACTAATCCATCTACGCTGTCCACCATTTAAATTAGTTGCTTTTTATTAAAGGCAGCTAAATAAAAACCGTTACGTGATTTAGATGATTGGTTGTAAACAGCAGCTAATGTCAATGTGGTCCAGGTCTACTCTGCAGGACACGAAATTGTTCTTAGATGCCAAAAAGCCTAAAGCCTTGTAttaaataacctttaaaaaGGCATAGctaataatatttaaaagaaaatgtcccAATTTTAGCCGCATTCGGTGTGTCAAATCGTCCTTGCTCGTGTAATGCCTCAACACTCAAATTTATATCACGCATATTGTCATAATAATTAAATTTAAGGTAGATTTTATGTTTCAAGAGTTTCTTATATACAACGTGGAGGTTATTTAGTTACATAAATGGTGAAATCGATCGTTTAAATGTAGCTAGGTCACACGGTTGACACCACATTGAGCTGGGGCCATCAAGGACAAGATGAACAACGAGCAGCCGCCATCATTGGAACACAGCTCGGTTACGCCTCGCTGAAGAATGCTCTGGATTTTGCTAGCAAATCCCACTCTGAAACGCCTATAACTTGAATAAAAACGGCCTGCAGATAgccttaaaacacatttctttactGTAAACGAATGTTATTTTCGATTTCATCGCTCCGGTCTCAGTTAACACTACGAGGAGAAGATTATAGGTTTTGCGTGGCGGAGCTAGATCAGCGCCCAACGGTGATGAGGCGCCTCTGTCGAGTGGCGCATTTGGCTGCAGTGCTTCCAAGCTACCATTCCCCTTTCTCGGAGACCGAAAGCAGATCCCTCGTCCGTGGTCAGCTGGTCGCCTACAGCTGCCCGTCCGTCCACGTCCATTCGCTTCCTCCTTCCGTGGATCCTCCCCAACCTCAGCTCCGACAGAAAATCCTCCATTACTGAGCGGACCAGGCGAGAAAATGGTCGCTCCTGTGTGTCCACGATACTTTTGTTGTGGAATAAGGACAGTACTAATACGCCAAATTCCGGTTGGCAAAATTTGCTCGACGGAGACTCCTGTTGTCGTAGCTAGATGTGCTAGTTGAAGCCCTCCGCAGTGTTATTTGAGATTTGAAGCCGTCACAAGCAATAGCCTATGTCTCACCATGTAGCGTAAACGTTTAAGGGGCGGTGTAATGAACATAAACCATTATGTCGAGCCAAATTTAAATTTAACGACTTTGACTCGTCATTATTACTTTTATATGAAGAATTAGCCACATTAATTGGTAATTAAGCCcatttatacaaataaaacaaaataacattaatTACTATTTTTAAAGATCACGAACTGGTTAAAGGTAATATACACGAATATGTATATTATAAACTGCTGATTGGTTCTTGATTGAAGTCGATATATAAAAGATATGCTTTTAAATAATcttatgggatttttttttttttcgcagATCCAAGACAGAATATCCGCAAATGAATGGAGAAATGGAGGCAACGACACAAGACCAAGGTGGGTTTTTTGCTAAATCAAGTTTTTCTGAACAGAGTTGATATGTAGATTAATCATGGCAAGGCAGCACTTTACATAACCTTGTATATTAAGACCTTAGTATTAAACGTGATTAATGTACTAGTTCTTCTAAGAATTACAGCAATTAAAACTGAATGTTTGATTCCGATTAGATTAGAATATATGGTTTACCAATAGTAAGCCAATAGTAAGAATAGAATAGTAATTAAAAAATTTTCTTGTCAGAATACACAAAAGGATGTATAATTTGAAAGACATTTTGGGCagatctgtttttttcctttgtgatttttatgtctttcttctctctctctcttttaacattttcacagtATGGGCGCAGGATGACCTTTTAAGACTGCTGGAGGCCATGAAAGTGGCTCTTCCACAGAAAGACCTGACTAAATACAAAACATCAGAGTCCCACCTGgactggcagaaagttgctttCAATTCCTACACAGCTGAGATGTGCAAGCAGAAATGGCAGGTGGTGTCGAAAGAGGTGAGTTGATTTGTATCGATTTTTCTCCAAGTCAGATTGTTCTGTTAAGTCAAGTCTTCTGAGTTTCTCcgttttgttttcctgccaaACACAGATTCGTAAATTCAGGACCCTGACAGAATTGATAGTTGATGCTCAAGACTACATAAAGAACCCATACAAGGGCAAGAAAATAAAGGTGAATTCAAGTCAACATTCACATGATTTTATGGCCTGCCAGTTGTGTTAGTGGAGTTCAAGGCTTAAGTAATTCCGTCCCCTTTCCCTCCCACAAATGCAGAAACACCCAGATTTCCCCAAGAAGCCTTTGACTCCATACTTCCGTTTCTTTATGGAGAAGAGGGCCAAGTATGCAAAGCTGCACCCTGAGATGAGCAACCTGGACCTCACTAAAATCCTATCTAAGAAGTATCGGGAGCTGCCTGATAAAAAGAAGGTCAGTCAAAGACGAACACCACTGTTTTGACcatcatgttttttgttttttttcctaaaaaatATCCTTGGAAAAATAACGTTTCTTTTCATAACTACAGAAAAAATATGTTGACGACTTCTTACGAGATAAGGAAACATTTGTTCAAAGTATGATGAAGTTCAGGTGAGATGATTtactactttatttttttaaactagtcATAACACATAAGCCTAAAATGCATAATACCTGTTTAATACGTTTTTTATGATGCCTAAACAGGGAAGAGCATCCAGACCTGGTGGAGAGCATGGCCAAAAAAGGCTCAAATGTACCAGAAAAGCCCAAGACGCCCCAACAGTTGTGGTACAACCACGAAAAGAAGGCCTTCCTCAAGCTGCACCCTGATGTGAGTTTAGCTGCACAACAAACAGAATGCAACTTTTAGCCGCTTTCAGAGATTTTAACTTTTTCTGTGTCTCACCCAGGCGACCACCAAAGACATTAAAGATAGTCTTGGCAAACAGTGGACGCAGCTTTCTGACAAAAAGAGGCTCAAATGGATCACCAAGTCGCTGGAACAGCAGAAGCAGTATGAGGTGAGACAAGAATCAGTGTGTGGTTGCCTTAGATGACAAAAgatgacaaaagaaaataatttttaactGAGGATTTTTTGCGATCTTCCAGGAGACGATGCGTGAATACATCCAACAGCATCCGGAGTTAAATATGACTCAGGAAGACATCGTAAAGTCCACCCTGACCAAGGCAGAGAGGCACCTGAAGGACAAATCTGACGGACGTCCTGACAAACCACCTCCGTGAGTCACGGCTACAAATACTCTCCTGACACATCTGAGGGAGGGAGTCACTGCCCTTGCGAGATATTTGGTTTTAACATGTGGTGTTTGAATGCTTTCAGAAACGGTTACTCGATGTTCTGTGCGGAGCTAATGTCGAGCATGAAGGACGTTCCCAGCACAGAGCGTATGGTGATGTGTAGTCAGCGGTGGAAGCTGCTAAAGCAGGGTGAAAAGGACGCCTACCAAAAACGCTGCGAACAGGTGACTTGAGAATCATGAATAACCGAGAGGAAAAAGTCAATAAATAAAGCAAGTTTATCTAaattgtcactttttttttgtcttttttttttctttcagaggaaaaaagagtATGAAATTGAGATGAACAGATTTCTCAGTGTAAGTCTCAAACattgtttacatgttttgtttttactggaaGTGTTTCTTATGTGTGGTTTATTTGCTGTGCATCTGTAGAGTATAtcagaggaggagcagcagcgggTCTTGGGTGAGGCGAAGACTGGTTTTAAGAAAAGCACTGGAGCCAATAGTCCCgcatctaaaaagaaaaactctaaaGCAAACGTATGTCCCAGAATACAGcaactttttatgtttttgataaTGATGCAgtcatttaagaaaaacacaacTTGTCAGTGTAGCAATGCAATATGTCCTCGAGTCAGATTTTGTTCCGTGTTATTTCCTGATATATAGTGTAGCTGTTTACATGTTCACCTAACACGGAAAGGTATGAAGCCaaggaaaatatatttgtgCGAAACTGTTCAGAGAGCCAATCGGTCTGTTTTTCAGAGGtacagaaagagaaaactgcAGCATAatgcaataacattttaataagAATTTTAAATTCAGGTGTGCTTTACAGTTAGATTTGTATTTACATAGATGCTTTCATGTATTATTCTGATATTCTCACGTGGAACTTGCAGGCAAATCCAGAAAAACCCAAAAGACCCATTTCAGCCATGTTCATATTTGCTGAGGAGAAACGTCCCAAACTGCAGCAGGAGCGGCCAGACCTCGCTGACAGTGAGATCACAAGACTTCTTGCTCGCATGTGGAACGAGCTGCCAGATAAGAAGAAGGTAACGTGTTAGTTTATGGAACAGAAATGCCGCATCGGTAGGCTTTCAAGTTCAAAGGTTATTCTGAAAGTGggatttttcaattattttgtgatgtgctgGATTTCTCTAATGATTTAGGAGAAGTTTAAGCGCTTAGAATCGGTGTTGAAGGCAGAATCggagaagaaggaaaaagaggacCGCAGTCGACTCCCAGATCCGCCCAAAAATGCACAAGACATCTGGCAGCAGAGTGTTATAGGCGACTACCTGGCCAGATTTAAGGTATCCACAAACTAGCTGTTGTATTTTAGCCCACATTATTCAGTATAATAGCAAATCGTTAAAATATTTGGATGTTTTTGTGAATAGAAATTTACTTAATAATCATGCTGATGTTAACAATGAGCTACAGATGTGTAATGCTGTTGATGACAGAGTGCTGGAAACACAGATAACATACCCGGGAATGGATTTAATGCCTGTATGTGGTTTGCAGAACGACCGGCC includes the following:
- the ubtf gene encoding nucleolar transcription factor 1, which encodes MNGEMEATTQDQVWAQDDLLRLLEAMKVALPQKDLTKYKTSESHLDWQKVAFNSYTAEMCKQKWQVVSKEIRKFRTLTELIVDAQDYIKNPYKGKKIKKHPDFPKKPLTPYFRFFMEKRAKYAKLHPEMSNLDLTKILSKKYRELPDKKKKKYVDDFLRDKETFVQSMMKFREEHPDLVESMAKKGSNVPEKPKTPQQLWYNHEKKAFLKLHPDATTKDIKDSLGKQWTQLSDKKRLKWITKSLEQQKQYEETMREYIQQHPELNMTQEDIVKSTLTKAERHLKDKSDGRPDKPPPNGYSMFCAELMSSMKDVPSTERMVMCSQRWKLLKQGEKDAYQKRCEQRKKEYEIEMNRFLSSISEEEQQRVLGEAKTGFKKSTGANSPASKKKNSKANANPEKPKRPISAMFIFAEEKRPKLQQERPDLADSEITRLLARMWNELPDKKKEKFKRLESVLKAESEKKEKEDRSRLPDPPKNAQDIWQQSVIGDYLARFKNDRPKAQKAMEGTWSTMEKKEKIMWIKKAAEDQKRYEREVSEMRSPAAAIASGKKMKFEGEPKKPPSNGYQKFSQEMLSNGELNHLPMKERMAEIGSRWQRLPLKDKDRYKKIAEEKQRQYKVQLEQWLASLSSQERNTYKEYNSQKRRTTAKPGGPKAKAKKSDTEEDEDDDDDEEDDDDDEQEKASSEGDSSSEDDEDDDDKDDDDDEDDEEDDEADDKENKSEDSSSESNSQGSSDSDSD